In Gadus chalcogrammus isolate NIFS_2021 chromosome 1, NIFS_Gcha_1.0, whole genome shotgun sequence, the sequence CTACATTCAAATAGTGTGAACAGCTATACCCTGCAGATGAGGTCATTCATCAGTAATGGAAATATAaaatctaaaaaatatatagataaaaaatatacaaattttATAGAAGCATTAAAAGCACTGTATTATTCACACAAACCAAACAAGGTTTGTGTGAACGTCCATAAAATCTCGATTTAAAAAAGCGTCTACCCGTAGGTCATTGTCGTTTACGCATGCGCGTCTCATCTCGCccgtgcatttttttttgtgatgacGCCATTTTCAAAAGACCGAAGCTTTATTGGGATCCTACGACTGTTCATCTATGAAGTTTAAATAAAGAATCGGAGCGTTTGAATTACAAGGTAAAATGGGTAAAATGGAGTGGGGACACATTTTATGGACGCGGTCATGTGTTAAACGTTCGTTTATTCTCCTAAAGTAGTTAATATTATTCAAGCGGTATCCGACCTCCTCCCCGGTAGCTACAGAAGCTAACTCAAAATGCAACCTTCCCCACAGTGGGGTTAGACAAGTTAAAACAAACTGGTTTGCACTAGACCATTCAACCAAAGGGGTTTCACTGCAGCATACGACGAGCAATAGCTGTACTGGTTGCCATCTACTCGTCGCATTTCTCCCAAGAGTAATAAACTAGTCATCAACCAGCCGACCATGATAAAGCTCCCTTTGTACCTCACCAACAACACCAGTTGAGGTTGGGATGAAATGAGCAGCCCTCCTAGCCGTGCTCAAATGGATAAGGCCTCATCACTATGAATTCAACTTTGCTACTGATGAGAACCATAACACTACACTGCTATCTTAGCAATGCATGGGAAATTTGACTATCAAATTTCGACATCATTTTTTCTATATTATTTACGGCACTACTTTTCAAACCTTGGAGGGGCATGGGTTGCAGGTTCTGTTAATAGGATATGATTGAAATGACGATGAAGCGCCTAGCCAGTCCCAATGAATGCTGACCTGGATCTATGTTCATAAAACCGTAGAATAAAACATTGTTGTCTCTTCAACAGGCATGGACCTGACGAATTACAGCAGGCAGCTCATGCAGCAGCTGTGGGCCCTGAGGACGGAGGGCAAGTTCTGTGACTGTACCATATTAGTGGGCGACACGCCTCACACCGCGCACAAGCTGGTCCTGGGAGCCACCAGTATGCTCTTCAGGTACATCCCCCCAGCACACGTCTCTGTTGATTGTTTGTAATGCGATCAATGCTCTGCATTCATTGAGGTGTATTAAACCCCCTTCGTATTGTGAATGGTGATATGAAACACGCTCACACAGATCATGACCCGGTTGTAATATTGACTGTTGAAAGCAAATGATCACCTGATTGCATGTGCTTACTACGACCCGATTTAAGATGTGTTTTATTAGACCACTTGAATTGCGTTGAGTGCTCTATGCTTTGCGCCCGATCAGATCTCTGCTGGAAGGCTCTGACACCATCTCTATCGACACGGCGGTGGTGTCGTCGCAGGAATTCGCCTGCCTGCTTGACCTGGCTTACACGGGCAAACTGCCCACTGGAAAGCACAACGTCAGCCGCGTCATCGCCTCGGCAGACAGCTTGCAGATGTACGATGTGGCCGTGCGCTGCAAGAACATCCTCAGTAGGCTGGTCGGGGCCCAGCCCaggcctgctgcagctgctgctgctgtcaccaCCACCCAGACAGAGGCTCAGACCCAGAACCAGGCTGAACCTCAGACCCAGACTGAACCTCAGAACCAGAACCTGGCTGAAcctcagaaccagaaccaggctGAACCTCAGACCCAGACTGAAcctcagaaccagaaccaggctGAACGTCAGAACCAGAACCTGGCTGAACCTCAGAACCAGAACCTGGCTGAAcctcagaaccagaaccaggctGAACCTCAGACCCGGAACCAGGCTGAACCTCAGACCCAGACTGAGCCTCAGACCCAGAACCAGGCTGAACCTCAGACCCAGACTGAGCCTCAGCAAGAGGTCCAGGCTGAACCTCAGACCCAGACTGAACCTCAGGTCCAGATCCAGGCTGAGCCTCAGACCCAGGCCCAGGCTGAACCTCAGGTCCAGACTGAACCTCAGGTCCAGATCCAGGCTGAGCCTCAGACCCAGGCCCAGGCtgaggtccaggtccaggtccaggccGAGAGGGGAATGCCACCCGCAGCACACAGAGCATCTCCAGCTGGAGACCaggtgcaggaggaggctgTGAAAGCCAGGCTGGAGGGCAGAGAGGAAGTAGAGGAGTCTCCTGGCCATAGGAGGCTTGCTGGGTCAAAGAGGCCGGGAAGTGTGGAAGCGCCAAGCCCTAAGATCCCTCGTATGGAAGTCCTGGGGTCCAACGGTGGGTTCCTCAAGCTCACGTGAAGGCTCAAATGATGGCCCCACTGGATGACGGGCTAGGCAGTACTCATCAACTGCTTTTTCCTTGTTCTAAATCATTTGTGCCCACGGTTTCAACTCACCAGTTTGGCTAATATGACATGAAAGGGTGATATCAAGCTATTTCGTTTGAAATTCCCAATGATTATTCAGATGCATTATTATCACAATGATCATGGGGAAATCGAATTCATAggtttatttattaatgaatataTATGGCTTTAATATAGAACGACTGATGCTGTGTTATCATTTCTTTTGGTTTTCAATGATAATCAATGAACCCTCTTACTCCATTGAACCAGACCGGGACGTCTGCGTGCCCCGGCCGCTCCTCCGTCAGCTGAAGGAGTCGTCAGAGGTGGTGCCTCCTCCCTGGACGGCCGGCGCTCTGCTGGAGCGCTCCGGggagctgctggagctgctgggggGTGTGGCCTCCCTCGCAGAGCTCCTCCCCCGGGCGGCGGCCAGCTGCCTGGAGGatcaggagagagaggtgaaggggcaTGTCCACACTGTACGCAGTCAGCCGGTCTAACTAGGTCATTCACATGTTGGTAGGGGTGGCGTTCGGGATAACCTGACGCGCAGGTAAGACGTCCAACCATTTCTTTCAACTGAATGAAAGTGTTGGACGGTTAATTCCAAGCCTGCGGCAGACGTAACTACcagattattattatgtttggcAGAGCATTTCCTTAGTGTTTACTGTCGGGatacaaagaaaaaaattattattCTAAAATAAGTTCCCTTACCTACCTTTTGAGGCATTCATTttctattataattatttgattGCATTGCGGTTGAGTTTGACCACAATGCTTTCAGTCCATTGTATAATTCCCTCAACCTAGTGAATAATGTATTTTCATACAAGCATCCATCACCTCCATGAAAGGTTCCAGACGGCTCTGATGTCCCGCTTCGCTTGAACTTTACAAAGCTCAACTCTATCCCCTGTTGACGCCGACCTCCTGAAGTATCCAATCAAACTGACCCTGTCTGTCCGCTACCCCATCCACCGCGTTGGGACCGGTCCGTGCAGCCTCAGGCCCTGCTGGAGGCTGACAGGGTCACTGGCGCCTCTGTCCTGGAGGCTGACAGGGTGCCTGGCGCCTCTGTTCTGGAGGCTGACAGGGTGCCTGAGGCCTCTGTTCTGGAGGCTGACAGGGTGCCTGGCGCCTCTGTTCTGGAGGCTGACAGGGTGCCTGACGCCTCTGTTCTGCAGGTGGTGCTGGGGTGCTGCTCGGGGGGGGCCacgcccaccgccgccgccctgctggTGGCCCGGCTGAGGGAGGGGCTGATGAGCGAGGCCGGGACGCTGGCGCTGCTCGCCGCCCTTCAAGAGGAGTCTCCGGCCCCATGGGGGGCCGGCCTGCTGGCCcttctggaggaggtggagcccgCCGCAGGTACGTCCTCAGAGAGCTTGGTAGGCGGGGGGCTTCCTCAGGTACGTTCTCAGAGAGCTCGGTGCGCGGGGGGCTTCCTCAGGTACGTTCTCAGAGAGCTCGGTGCGCGGGGGGCTTCCTCAGGTACTTCCTCAGAGAGCTCGGTGCGCGGGGGGCTTCCTCAGGTACGTTCTCAGAGAGCTCGGTGCGCGGGGGGCTTCCTCAGGTACGTCCTCAGAGAGCTCGGTGCGTGGGGGGCTTCCTCAGGTACGTCCTCAGAGAGCTCGGTGCGCGGGGGGCTTCCTCAGGAACCTGCACTCAGCGAGGTGGTCAGAATCAAATGACATGTCGTAGAGACGAGGAGTAGGCCCAAATCTCTGCATTGAAATGGGCATGGCTGCCGGAGCATTGTGGGAGATTGTTCCGCGATTTAAAGATGGTgcgatgtattttattttatttccgtAATCGGAATTTGAACCTAATGAACCTATGTTCAGTGATCAAAACAAAACCGAAGCGATTATAAAACAGGAGTCGGCAAAGACTTCTTCGGCCTGCCCACTTTAGGCTGCGTGGCAGACAGTAAATAACGACAGTGCAGCATGTATTTTCCAGAGCTGCAGCGCATCCTTAGACACACCAACCCCGCATGACCCAGAGCGCCGACCCACCTGCACCCCCATCTCCCTGCGACAGCAGACCCTGTAGAACCGTCTCAAGGTCCGTCTCAAGTTTACTGCCGTCCTTACAAAATCCCCCCCTAGCTCAGCCCAGAAGCCTCTTTTTAAGGTGTTCAGTGTACTATGCACTACCCACATTGTGTGCTGTGTTTAACCCAAGCCCTATGGTGTGAGAAGGAACTTCGTCTTTGAGGACCAGATGGTACCATCCAACTAAATATGTAGCATGGAGTTAGAGGCATTGAGCTGAATGCACCGTGTCAATCCAAGTAAAGTCAAGAAACATGAACAGACTTTAATCCAAGTGAGCCTCTTAAAGGGCTTCATCGGCCCATGCTACTCAGCTCCCCCTGGAGCACCAATCGGACGTCACCCACGTGCTACTCGGAGACCGCGTTTTGTCTGTTTTAGACAAAAAGCGTCTCTGAGTAGCGCAGGGATCCTTTTTGACGGcgaggacctgtgtgtgtgtgtgtgtccgcagaGATGTGGCGTCCTCACATAGCTCAGCACCTTATTGGAGCCTTACTCTGGTCCAAAATCAAAAACCCTATTTACAGTTTGGCTGCGGTACTGCACAGTCGCCGATATAATTCAAaaatgtttgtgttaatgtgaaTCCACTGAACATCACTTTAGTTGCCTTCACATCGCAAAGCAGTTCACATTATCGGCGAACATCTCGTCGAAATCTGTGTACAACATAAACAATTATTCCTTCTGAATTACGTTAGCAAGTGGAGCCGTGCGCCGCTCCTCGGACACGTTCCCCTCAGCCTCAAAGTCCCCTGGTCCACCTCGTCATCACAGTCCAGGGGCCTCTGGTTTGTCTCCGTCCTCCAGGGTCCACCACtgaagaccaggaccaggaggCAGGAAGCGATAGCACCAACGAAGAGGTAGACAAAGAGGCAGACtatgaagaagaggaagacgaggacggTAGCGttaaggaggaggtgaagtgtGAGGCCGCCGCCTCAGGGCCGGACCCTGATGGCCCCGCCCCGCCACAGCCCTACTCCTGCCGCTGGTGCAAGAAGGGGTTTGCCTTCAAGTGCCGGCTCCGGGCTCACCTCAAGTGCTGCGCCCTGTCGCAGGAGCCCAAGCACCAGTGCCCCCAGTGCCCCCAGCGGCTGCCCACCGTGCGGGCCCTGCAGCGCCACCGCGGAGAAGCCCACCCCAACGCCCCGCAGGCCAAGAAGAAGGTGGCCTGTGACCTGTGCGGCCGCACCTTCGCCCACCCCTCTGGTAGGACACTGTTTAACTCTGTTTGATTCAGTTCACCTCTGTTTAACTCTGTTTAACTCTATTTGTTTCAGTCCACCTCTGTTTAACTCTGTTTAACTGTTTGATTCAGTTTACCTCTGTTTAACTCTGTTTGATTCGGTTTACCTCTGTTTAACTCTGTTTAACTCTGTTTGATTCGGTTTACCTCTGTTTAACTCTGTTTAACTCTGTTTGATTCAGTTCACCTCTGTTTGACTCTGTTTACCTCTGTTTGATTCAGTTCCCCTCTGTTCACCTTTGTTTACCTCTGTTTAACTCTGTTTGAGTCTGTTTACCTCCGTTTAACACTGTTTAACTCTGGTTAAAACTGTTTAACACTGTTTAACTCTGTTTAACACTGTTTAATTCtgttaaagatatatatatatatatatatatatatatatatatatatatatatatatatatttagatgtcCTGTCTGGGATGAATAACTCTTGTGTTGTGACTTCTCAGCACCCAATACCTTCTTGCGCTGTTCCACTGTTCACAGTttcaccccccctccaggcATGATCTACCACAAGCGCACGGAGCACTTTGAAGAGAAGCCTTTTGCGTGTGACGAGTGTGGGACCAAGTTTGCTGCCAACTCGTCCCTGAAGAACCACATGCGGCTGCACACGGGCGAGAAGCCCTATCACTGCAGGCACTGCGACATGAGCTTCAGCGTGGCCGCCGCCCTGGCCTACCACACCAAGAAGAAGCACTCCGAGggtaccacacacacgcaggcatgcacaagCGCATATGCACAGATGCATACacactagggctgaacgattttaagaaaaaattgaaattgcgatttttctggtagagattgcggtttcgatttcaaccacgatttattttctttaaatcaagtttcagtataaattaatataaccaatgaattccattaaggtaatgcaataatgaaaactgctggcaacagatttcaaatgcaagactgttaattcaagtacctaagaaacaacaaccaaaaaagtcaaataaaaagggagccctctttcttaagtaaacttgcttcaatggctcatcagcatcaaaataattgcacttttgtaaaaaaaaaaaaaaaaaacaacaaccacagctttgacgatcccaaaatcgtaatgcttgagatcgcgattttTTGTCtaaaacgatagatcgttcagccctaatacacacacttgcataaacacgcacacgcacgcgcacatacgaacatgcacacacacaagaccatgcacacgcacaactcCAAGAGCTTAAGCAGGGCCTCATAcctggcctcccccccccccacacacacacacgcatacatacttTCATTTTCACAAAATCCTCACTAAAAGTATCCTATTGTCACACATAGTATGTTGAAGGATGTCCGTattcatttgtatgtgtgtgtgtgcgtgtgtgtgtgttttccaggcAAGATGTATGCTTGCCAGTACTGCGAGGCCCTGTTCGCCCAGTCCATCGAGCTGACCCgtcatgtgcgcacacacacgggtgACCGGCCCTATGTGTGTCGCGAGTGTGGCAAAGGTTACAGCCAGGCGAGCGGGCTTACCGTCCACCTCCAGACCTACCACAGtgagtacaaacacacacacttcacagacACACCTCTGGTTCCACCTTTAGACCCGCCacagtgagtacacacacacacacacacacacccccacagacacaccactGGGTCCACCTCCAGACCTACCACAGTGagtccacacacagacacacacctcgctCACGCATCgcagcacgtacacacactgcagatcgcacacacacacacatttggcagGCATGCACCCTCGCACGATTCACTCACTGCGGCAGCCCCAGAGGAAAGTGTAGCAATCAACAGAGCACTCAAAACATTTAGATATGTCATCAACTGGAAGGCTTTTCTTAAGGGAGAAACTGTTTAGTGAAGGGACACAGTGGTTTAATGTGAGTGTTTTGGACAAAGTTCAGAGCTGCGTGTCATGGCCTCACCAGACATCCTGGAGCCCCACGACTGCCAGAAGTGCCGTCTGAGCTTCTCGTCAGTGGAGGAGCACAGGAAGCACCTCCAGGACAGCCACCCGCGTGATTTCCACAAGTGCCCCGTCTGCCACAAGGTGTTCCACAGCGCCGCCCTGCTGGAGAAACACAAGGCCATGCACTCCGGGATGAAGCCCTACAGCTGCGACCTCTGCCAGAAGTCCTACCAGGTAGGGTTCCCAGGCACTCAGGGCAGCAGGGAACAACCGTACCTCCACAGCGGCACTGATGCAGATCAAATGTTTGGGGCGGGagtggctggtaaccagaaggttgtgAATTCGATCCCGGGCTCCTCCTAGAATGTCGAGATGTCCCTgtgcgagacgcctcaccctcactgctctgaTGAGGTCGCTGTCGcattgcatggctgacaccacCGGCGGTGTGAACGTGTGAATGAagggttgtaagtcgctttggataaaagcagaatccccctaaatgtaaaaaagtATGTTCTTGGAAAATATTGATAATGCAAAAGAaaatctttctttctctatatATATTTCCAAAAATATATAAG encodes:
- the zbtb40 gene encoding zinc finger and BTB domain-containing protein 40 isoform X1, which produces MEWGHILWTRSCVKRMDLTNYSRQLMQQLWALRTEGKFCDCTILVGDTPHTAHKLVLGATSMLFRSLLEGSDTISIDTAVVSSQEFACLLDLAYTGKLPTGKHNVSRVIASADSLQMYDVAVRCKNILSRLVGAQPRPAAAAAAVTTTQTEAQTQNQAEPQTQTEPQNQNLAEPQNQNQAEPQTQTEPQNQNQAERQNQNLAEPQNQNLAEPQNQNQAEPQTRNQAEPQTQTEPQTQNQAEPQTQTEPQQEVQAEPQTQTEPQVQIQAEPQTQAQAEPQVQTEPQVQIQAEPQTQAQAEVQVQVQAERGMPPAAHRASPAGDQVQEEAVKARLEGREEVEESPGHRRLAGSKRPGSVEAPSPKIPRMEVLGSNDRDVCVPRPLLRQLKESSEVVPPPWTAGALLERSGELLELLGGVASLAELLPRAAASCLEDQEREVVLGCCSGGATPTAAALLVARLREGLMSEAGTLALLAALQEESPAPWGAGLLALLEEVEPAAGSTTEDQDQEAGSDSTNEEVDKEADYEEEEDEDGSVKEEVKCEAAASGPDPDGPAPPQPYSCRWCKKGFAFKCRLRAHLKCCALSQEPKHQCPQCPQRLPTVRALQRHRGEAHPNAPQAKKKVACDLCGRTFAHPSGMIYHKRTEHFEEKPFACDECGTKFAANSSLKNHMRLHTGEKPYHCRHCDMSFSVAAALAYHTKKKHSEGKMYACQYCEALFAQSIELTRHVRTHTGDRPYVCRECGKGYSQASGLTVHLQTYHNILEPHDCQKCRLSFSSVEEHRKHLQDSHPRDFHKCPVCHKVFHSAALLEKHKAMHSGMKPYSCDLCQKSYQQLSGLWYHNRTNHPEVYASQTSKSLKCLVQCDICFKFFPNASSLSSHQALEHAADSEGAAAVRCPYCPALLGGEEGLQEHCTSQHFSPGGTAFSCSLCPLLCPSQQQLQDHYLACHVEALVEQAGRGATVGGGGEEEVAEEEEEAFISDSTQEIPTEPLLDGAESVLSLDPSQLAGSQQVFVALGGGAVAELSADMVAVNMDDLLNGTVTFICEDKP
- the zbtb40 gene encoding zinc finger and BTB domain-containing protein 40 isoform X3, giving the protein MEWGHILWTRSCVKRMDLTNYSRQLMQQLWALRTEGKFCDCTILVGDTPHTAHKLVLGATSMLFRSLLEGSDTISIDTAVVSSQEFACLLDLAYTGKLPTGKHNVSRVIASADSLQMYDVAVRCKNILSRLVGAQPRPAAAAAAVTTTQTEAQTQNQAEPQTQTEPQNQNLAEPQNQNQAEPQTQTEPQNQNQAERQNQNLAEPQNQNLAEPQNQNQAEPQTRNQAEPQTQTEPQTQNQAEPQTQTEPQQEVQAEPQTQTEPQVQIQAEPQTQAQAEPQVQTEPQVQIQAEPQTQAQAEVQVQVQAERGMPPAAHRASPAGDQVQEEAVKARLEGREEVEESPGHRRLAGSKRPGSVEAPSPKIPRMEVLGSNDRDVCVPRPLLRQLKESSEVVPPPWTAGALLERSGELLELLGGVASLAELLPRAAASCLEDQEREVVLGCCSGGATPTAAALLVARLREGLMSEAGTLALLAALQEESPAPWGAGLLALLEEVEPAAGSTTEDQDQEAGSDSTNEEVDKEADYEEEEDEDGSVKEEVKCEAAASGPDPDGPAPPQPYSCRWCKKGFAFKCRLRAHLKCCALSQEPKHQCPQCPQRLPTVRALQRHRGEAHPNAPQAKKKVACDLCGRTFAHPSGMIYHKRTEHFEEKPFACDECGTKFAANSSLKNHMRLHTGEKPYHCRHCDMSFSVAAALAYHTKKKHSEGKMYACQYCEALFAQSIELTRHVRTHTGDRPYVCRECGKGYSQASGLTVHLQTYHNILEPHDCQKCRLSFSSVEEHRKHLQDSHPRDFHKCPVCHKVFHSAALLEKHKAMHSGMKPYSCDLCQKSYQQLSGLWYHNRTNHPEVYASQTSKSLKCLVQCDICFKFFPNASSLSSHQALEHAADSEGAAAVRCPYCPALLGGEEGLQEHCTSQHFSPGGTAFSCSLCPLLCPSQQQLQDHYLACHVEALVEQAGRGATVGGGGEEEVAEEEEEAFISDSTEIPTEPLLDGAESVLSLDPSQLAGSQQVFVALGGGAVAELSADMVAVNMDDLLNGTVTFICEDKP
- the zbtb40 gene encoding zinc finger and BTB domain-containing protein 40 isoform X2 produces the protein MEWGHILWTRSCVKRMDLTNYSRQLMQQLWALRTEGKFCDCTILVGDTPHTAHKLVLGATSMLFRSLLEGSDTISIDTAVVSSQEFACLLDLAYTGKLPTGKHNVSRVIASADSLQMYDVAVRCKNILSRLVGAQPRPAAAAAAVTTTQTEAQTQNQAEPQTQTEPQNQNLAEPQNQNQAEPQTQTEPQNQNQAERQNQNLAEPQNQNLAEPQNQNQAEPQTRNQAEPQTQTEPQTQNQAEPQTQTEPQQEVQAEPQTQTEPQVQIQAEPQTQAQAEPQVQTEPQVQIQAEPQTQAQAEVQVQVQAERGMPPAAHRASPAGDQVQEEAVKARLEGREEVEESPGHRRLAGSKRPGSVEAPSPKIPRMEVLGSNDRDVCVPRPLLRQLKESSEVVPPPWTAGALLERSGELLELLGGVASLAELLPRAAASCLEDQEREVVLGCCSGGATPTAAALLVARLREGLMSEAGTLALLAALQEESPAPWGAGLLALLEEVEPAAGSTTEDQDQEAGSDSTNEEVDKEADYEEEEDEDGSVKEEVKCEAAASGPDPDGPAPPQPYSCRWCKKGFAFKCRLRAHLKCCALSQEPKHQCPQCPQRLPTVRALQRHRGEAHPNAPQAKKKVACDLCGRTFAHPSGMIYHKRTEHFEEKPFACDECGTKFAANSSLKNHMRLHTGEKPYHCRHCDMSFSVAAALAYHTKKKHSEGKMYACQYCEALFAQSIELTRHVRTHTGDRPYVCRECGKGYSQASGLTVHLQTYHNILEPHDCQKCRLSFSSVEEHRKHLQDSHPRDFHKCPVCHKVFHSAALLEKHKAMHSGMKPYSCDLCQKSYQQLSGLWYHNRTNHPEVYASQTSKSLKCLVQCDICFKFFPNASSLSSHQALEHADSEGAAAVRCPYCPALLGGEEGLQEHCTSQHFSPGGTAFSCSLCPLLCPSQQQLQDHYLACHVEALVEQAGRGATVGGGGEEEVAEEEEEAFISDSTQEIPTEPLLDGAESVLSLDPSQLAGSQQVFVALGGGAVAELSADMVAVNMDDLLNGTVTFICEDKP
- the zbtb40 gene encoding zinc finger and BTB domain-containing protein 40 isoform X4 is translated as MDLTNYSRQLMQQLWALRTEGKFCDCTILVGDTPHTAHKLVLGATSMLFRSLLEGSDTISIDTAVVSSQEFACLLDLAYTGKLPTGKHNVSRVIASADSLQMYDVAVRCKNILSRLVGAQPRPAAAAAAVTTTQTEAQTQNQAEPQTQTEPQNQNLAEPQNQNQAEPQTQTEPQNQNQAERQNQNLAEPQNQNLAEPQNQNQAEPQTRNQAEPQTQTEPQTQNQAEPQTQTEPQQEVQAEPQTQTEPQVQIQAEPQTQAQAEPQVQTEPQVQIQAEPQTQAQAEVQVQVQAERGMPPAAHRASPAGDQVQEEAVKARLEGREEVEESPGHRRLAGSKRPGSVEAPSPKIPRMEVLGSNDRDVCVPRPLLRQLKESSEVVPPPWTAGALLERSGELLELLGGVASLAELLPRAAASCLEDQEREVVLGCCSGGATPTAAALLVARLREGLMSEAGTLALLAALQEESPAPWGAGLLALLEEVEPAAGSTTEDQDQEAGSDSTNEEVDKEADYEEEEDEDGSVKEEVKCEAAASGPDPDGPAPPQPYSCRWCKKGFAFKCRLRAHLKCCALSQEPKHQCPQCPQRLPTVRALQRHRGEAHPNAPQAKKKVACDLCGRTFAHPSGMIYHKRTEHFEEKPFACDECGTKFAANSSLKNHMRLHTGEKPYHCRHCDMSFSVAAALAYHTKKKHSEGKMYACQYCEALFAQSIELTRHVRTHTGDRPYVCRECGKGYSQASGLTVHLQTYHNILEPHDCQKCRLSFSSVEEHRKHLQDSHPRDFHKCPVCHKVFHSAALLEKHKAMHSGMKPYSCDLCQKSYQQLSGLWYHNRTNHPEVYASQTSKSLKCLVQCDICFKFFPNASSLSSHQALEHAADSEGAAAVRCPYCPALLGGEEGLQEHCTSQHFSPGGTAFSCSLCPLLCPSQQQLQDHYLACHVEALVEQAGRGATVGGGGEEEVAEEEEEAFISDSTQEIPTEPLLDGAESVLSLDPSQLAGSQQVFVALGGGAVAELSADMVAVNMDDLLNGTVTFICEDKP